One stretch of Burkholderia pyrrocinia DNA includes these proteins:
- a CDS encoding alcohol dehydrogenase catalytic domain-containing protein encodes MKAAILKSLGMPLAIETMPDPVLGTGEVIVDVVAAPVLSYAREVFSGERRYPIELPMVPGCGAIGRVRQTGPDATRLQPGDWVFCDPTVRARDDALMPDIVLQGWSARGEGGKQLQRHFHDGPFAERLRVPTENAVRIGDIPPADAARWCALNTLLVPYGGLLASDLRAGEIVLVSGATGNFGSAGIAVALAMGARCVVAPGRNARTLADLERRFGERVRTVALTGDEAADRARMQQAAPGPIDCVIDLMPPSVPATTVRAAVMAVRPYGRVVLMGGVGMLGGAGLELPYPWIMRNDITLRGKWMCPTEAVTLMTGLVRGGLLDLGHFDVTVFALDDANEAVAHAAANGGPFRMTVIAP; translated from the coding sequence ATGAAAGCTGCGATTCTGAAGTCGCTCGGCATGCCGCTCGCGATCGAGACGATGCCGGATCCCGTGCTCGGCACCGGCGAGGTCATCGTGGATGTCGTTGCTGCACCGGTGCTGTCCTATGCACGGGAAGTGTTCAGCGGCGAGCGCCGGTATCCGATCGAACTGCCGATGGTGCCCGGCTGCGGCGCAATCGGCCGTGTCAGGCAAACCGGCCCCGACGCGACGAGGTTGCAGCCGGGCGACTGGGTGTTCTGCGATCCGACCGTGCGCGCGCGCGACGATGCGCTGATGCCCGATATCGTGCTGCAGGGCTGGAGCGCGCGCGGCGAAGGCGGCAAGCAATTGCAGCGCCATTTCCACGACGGCCCGTTTGCCGAACGACTGCGGGTGCCGACCGAGAACGCCGTGCGCATCGGCGACATCCCGCCGGCCGACGCCGCACGCTGGTGCGCGCTCAATACGCTGCTCGTGCCGTACGGCGGGCTGCTCGCGTCCGATCTGCGCGCGGGCGAAATCGTGCTCGTCAGCGGCGCAACCGGCAACTTCGGCAGCGCAGGCATCGCGGTGGCACTGGCGATGGGCGCGCGGTGCGTGGTCGCGCCCGGCCGCAATGCGCGCACGCTCGCGGATCTCGAACGCCGCTTCGGCGAACGCGTGCGCACCGTCGCGCTGACCGGCGACGAAGCCGCGGATCGCGCACGCATGCAGCAGGCGGCGCCGGGGCCGATCGACTGCGTGATCGACCTGATGCCGCCGTCGGTGCCCGCGACGACGGTGCGTGCCGCAGTGATGGCGGTGCGCCCGTATGGGCGCGTGGTGCTGATGGGCGGCGTCGGCATGCTCGGCGGTGCAGGGCTCGAACTGCCGTATCCGTGGATCATGCGCAACGACATCACGCTGCGCGGCAAGTGGATGTGCCCGACGGAAGCCGTGACGCTGATGACGGGGCTCGTCCGCGGCGGGCTGCTCGACCTCGGGCATTTCGACGTGACGGTGTTCGCGCTCGACGATGCGAACGAAGCGGTCGCGCATGCGGCGGCGAACGGCGGGCCGTTCAGGATGACCGTGATCGCGCCATAG